A single region of the Clostridia bacterium genome encodes:
- a CDS encoding transcriptional repressor has translation MTKQRKLILEVLRSTSCHPTADWVYQRARQVMPGISLGTVYRNLRVLEETGEILELSYGSGLSRFDGNPKNHYHFVCLRCGRVLDVCLEVKEELEKVVANELSCEVFYHRTEFYGVCNECRDKNQAEPKNNILS, from the coding sequence ATGACGAAACAACGGAAGCTGATCTTAGAGGTGCTGCGCAGCACATCCTGTCATCCTACTGCTGATTGGGTATATCAAAGAGCGCGCCAGGTCATGCCAGGCATTAGCCTGGGAACAGTTTATCGAAACTTGCGGGTCCTAGAGGAAACTGGAGAAATCCTCGAACTCAGCTACGGCAGTGGGTTGAGCCGGTTTGATGGTAATCCCAAAAACCATTACCATTTTGTTTGCTTAAGATGTGGGCGCGTGCTAGATGTCTGCCTTGAGGTTAAGGAAGAGTTGGAAAAAGTAGTAGCCAACGAATTGAGCTGTGAGGTTTTTTATCACCGAACCGAGTTTTACGGCGTGTGCAACGAATGCCGCGACAAGAACCAAGCGGAACCAAAGAATAACATTCTCAGCTGA